A genomic region of Papaver somniferum cultivar HN1 chromosome 7, ASM357369v1, whole genome shotgun sequence contains the following coding sequences:
- the LOC113298488 gene encoding uncharacterized protein LOC113298488 encodes MSFLNVHSQYFPNSQISLFSTTTTLYLSKIPKSFHPLNNVFSTTTTTSASSSYSSSSYSINLLPKCVFEGRRRRKPSKVSSNRDTPIWGGNGELDSFEVSRKLDDLAIDGVVYKKTLRLVESSMFAAVAGLAYFLSNSLAIENYFGCFFSLPIVISSIRWDLAAGRKTMVATAMLLLTLSGPVKALTYLLMHGLVGLAMGSLWRLRANWGLSIALCTFVRAMGAMGYVLISSFLIRENILSLITINIHASLTYILTAIGVNTIPSMYTIYAIFGTVLLLNCVFFVFLLHILYAVFLSRLGMKASLSLPKWAKAI; translated from the exons ATGAGCTTtcttaatgttcactctcagtaTTTCCCTAATTCCCAAATATCTTTATTTTCAACTACAACTACTCTTTATCTATCTAAAATACCCAAATCTTTTCACCCTCTAAACAATGTCTtctctacaacaacaacaacttctgcctcatcttcatattcatcatcttcttattCAATTAATTTACTACCTAAATGTGTatttgaaggaagaagaagaagaaaacctagTAAGGTTTCATCAAATCGGGATACTCCAATTTGGGGTGGTAATGGTGAATTAGATAGTTTTGAAGTTTCTAGAAAACTTGATGATTTAGCAATTGATGGAGTTGTTTATAAAAAAACTTTGAGACTTGTCGAGTCTTCTATgtttgctgctgttgctggatTAGCTTATTTCTTGAGCAATTCTCTTGCAATTGAG AACTATTTTGGTTGTTTCTTCTCTTTGCCAATTGTAATCTCTTCTATAAGATGGGATCTTGCAGCTGGTAGGAAAACTATG GTGGCAACTGCCATGCTATTACTTACCTTGTCAGGTCCAGTAAAGGCTTTAACCTATTTG CTCATGCATGGATTGGTTGGCCTTGCCATGGGTTCTTTGTGGAG GTTGAGGGCTAATTGGGGTCTCTCCATTGCTCTGTGCACATTT GTTAGAGCTATGGGTGCAATGGGGTATGTTCTAATATCCTCATTCTTGATAAGAGAAAACATACTATCTCTg ATCACCATAAACATTCACGCTTCTCTCACTTACATTCTTACCGCCATAGGTGTAAATACAATCCCATCGATGTATACAATATATGCCATATTTGGCACCGTG CTTTTACTCAACTGCGTATTCTTTGTATTCTTGCTACACATTCTTTATGCTGTGTTCCTGTCCAGGCTTGGGATGAAGGCTTCTTTGTCACTGCCTAAATGGGCAAAAGCAATTTGA
- the LOC113298489 gene encoding plant cysteine oxidase 3-like isoform X1: MTKNSSCIQALYGLCRKTFTTPSGTPFASSQAIQKLCSLLDTITPSDVGLKENNADDDRGHGFFGENLFDRVGRWAQPITFVDIHECDNFTMCIFCLPTSSAIPLHDHPGMTVLSKILYGSMHVKGYDWVEPACVREIGSSPVRLAKLAVDKVLTAPCVASALYPKSGGNLHCFTAVTPCAVLDVLAPPYKETAGRKCTYYHDYPYTSFPTESLDGICEGKEEEYAWLKEIDTPNDLYMRPGRYTGPQIQA, translated from the exons ATGACGAAGAACTCTTCTTGCATTCAGGCTCTCTATGGCCTATGCAGAAAGACCTTTACTACGCCTTCAGGAACTCCTTTTGCTTCTTCTCAAGCAATCCAGAAGCTTTGCTCTCTTTTAG ATACTATTACTCCTTCTGATGTCGGGCTCAAAGAGAATAATGCAGATGATGACCGGGGACATGGTTTTTTTGGTGAGAACTTGTTCGACAGGGTAGGTCGATGGGCTCAACCTATTACGTTTGTGGACATACATGAATGTGATAATTTTACA ATGTGTATATTCTGCCTGCCAACTTCATCAGCAATTCCACTTCATGACCATCCTGGAATGACTGTCTTAAGCAAAATACTTTATGGCTCCATGCACGTGAAAGGATATGACTGGGTTGAGCCTGCCTGCGTACGGGAAATCGGCAGTTCTCCTG TTAGATTGGCGAAGTTAGCTGTTGATAAAGTTTTAACAGCACCATGTGTAGCGTCAGCCTTGTACCCTAAAAGTGGGGGTAATCTTCATTGTTTCACTGCAGTCACTCCCTGTGCTGTGCTTGACGTACTTGCTCCTCCCTACAAAGAAACTGCCGGCAGGAAATGTACTTATTACCATGACTACCCTTACACCAGTTTCC CGACAGAGAGTTTGGATGGGATATGTGAGGGGAAAGAAGAGGAATATGCATGGCTGAAGGAGATTGATACACCGAATGATCTATATATGCGTCCAGGAAGATATACTGGTCCACAAATCCAAGCTTAA
- the LOC113298489 gene encoding plant cysteine oxidase 3-like isoform X2, with protein sequence MTKNSSCIQALYGLCRKTFTTPSGTPFASSQAIQKLCSLLDTITPSDVGLKENNADDDRGHGFFGENLFDRVGRWAQPITFVDIHECDNFTMCIFCLPTSSAIPLHDHPGMTVLSKILYGSMHVKGYDWVEPACVREIGSSPVRLAKLAVDKVLTAPCVASALYPKSGGNLHCFTAVTPCAVLDVLAPPYKETAGRKCTYYHDYPYTSFQSLDGICEGKEEEYAWLKEIDTPNDLYMRPGRYTGPQIQA encoded by the exons ATGACGAAGAACTCTTCTTGCATTCAGGCTCTCTATGGCCTATGCAGAAAGACCTTTACTACGCCTTCAGGAACTCCTTTTGCTTCTTCTCAAGCAATCCAGAAGCTTTGCTCTCTTTTAG ATACTATTACTCCTTCTGATGTCGGGCTCAAAGAGAATAATGCAGATGATGACCGGGGACATGGTTTTTTTGGTGAGAACTTGTTCGACAGGGTAGGTCGATGGGCTCAACCTATTACGTTTGTGGACATACATGAATGTGATAATTTTACA ATGTGTATATTCTGCCTGCCAACTTCATCAGCAATTCCACTTCATGACCATCCTGGAATGACTGTCTTAAGCAAAATACTTTATGGCTCCATGCACGTGAAAGGATATGACTGGGTTGAGCCTGCCTGCGTACGGGAAATCGGCAGTTCTCCTG TTAGATTGGCGAAGTTAGCTGTTGATAAAGTTTTAACAGCACCATGTGTAGCGTCAGCCTTGTACCCTAAAAGTGGGGGTAATCTTCATTGTTTCACTGCAGTCACTCCCTGTGCTGTGCTTGACGTACTTGCTCCTCCCTACAAAGAAACTGCCGGCAGGAAATGTACTTATTACCATGACTACCCTTACACCAGTTTCC AGAGTTTGGATGGGATATGTGAGGGGAAAGAAGAGGAATATGCATGGCTGAAGGAGATTGATACACCGAATGATCTATATATGCGTCCAGGAAGATATACTGGTCCACAAATCCAAGCTTAA